A genomic window from Cucumis melo cultivar AY chromosome 8, USDA_Cmelo_AY_1.0, whole genome shotgun sequence includes:
- the LOC103501496 gene encoding uncharacterized protein LOC103501496 codes for MISDLQFHSQKLHFWIPLPISISLYAHFLSWFPSLILLTLKLFSSPTVAVFLFNFRSIPLLSRQGFDLRPVDLTKMDFARCTDESKESENLSTKCCSKVETQLEIVELRVPIEPSTPDADRESGDFPSDSKSPITQVVTSKPLLLTCLDSLGERIEAPLESSDSFDPLCSPRTPKDGVFDPFSPAPAHLALAPISRKYFSGSVGFVPRRLQFGSSSSSLQLVEAEEEQSISDSELLEAVYENLLEVIVSHQAESSLAQPSSSQSDSPDCNTPPTSFLSGVAQTCPAAPVKPSRKLRNLDMGLCRKLEF; via the exons ATGATCTCTGATCTACAGTTTCACTCACAAAAACTCCATTTTTGGATCCCACTTCCAATCTCCATCTCTCTCTACGCCCATTTTCTTTCTTGGTTTCCGAGCCTTATTCTCTTAACTTTAAAGCTTTTCTCTTCCCCTACCGTCGCCGTTTTCCTCTTCAACTTCCGTTCAATCCCATTACTCAGCCGCCAG GGTTTTGATTTACGCCCAGTTGATTTAACGAAGATGGATTTTGCTCGATGTACTGATGAATCTAAAGAATCAGAAAATTTGTCTACTAAATGTTGTAGTAAAGTGGAAACTCAGCTGGAGATTGTTGAACTAAGAGTTCCTATTGAGCCTTCAACGCCTGATGCTGATAGAGAAAGTGGTGATTTTCCTTCTGATTCTAAATCCCCAATCACTCAGGTTGTGACTAGCAAACCTCTTTTATTAACTTGTTTAGATTCTTTAGGTGAAAGAATTGAAGCCCCTTTAGAGAGTTCTGACTCTTTTGATCCTCTTTGTAGCCCTCGTACTCCTAAGGATGGTGTTTTTGACCCCTTTTCCCCTGCCCCTGCTCATTTGGCTTTAGCTCCTATCTCTAGAAAGTATTTTAGTGGCTCTGTTGGCTTTGTTCCTCGCCGTCTTCAATttggttcttcttcttcttcattgcaATTAGTGGAAGCTGAAGAAGAACAATCCATTTCTGATAGTGAGCTGTTGGAGGCAGTTTATGAGAACCTCTTGGAAGTTATTGTTTCCCATCAAGCTGAATCTTCTCTTGCTCAGCCCTCAAGCTCTCAAAGTGATTCTCCTGATTGTAATACACCTCCTACGTCTTTTTTGAGTGGGGTTGCTCAAACTTGTCCTGCTGCGCCCGTTAAGCCCTCGAGAAAGTTGCGCAATCTCGACATGGGTTTGTGCAGAAAGCTTGAGTTCTGA
- the LOC103501495 gene encoding deoxyhypusine synthase-like isoform X2, protein MDDNNVLASVRAAVFKESENLEGKSIKIKGYDFNQGLNYSNLIRSMISTGFQASNLGDAIEVVNQMVDVIVTTTGGIEEDLIKCIAPTYKGDFSLPGAFLRSKGLNRIGNLLVPNDNYCKFEDWIIPILDQMLKEQREENVLWTPSKVIRRLGREINDKSSYLYWAYKNNIPVFCPGLTDGSLGDMLYFHSFRNPGLIIDIIQDIRAMNGEAVQASPRKTGMIILGGGLPKHHICNANMMRNGADYALFINTAQEFDGSDSGACPDEAVSWGKIRDSAKTVKVHCDATIAFPLLVAETFALRREKEKKVNVGVLES, encoded by the exons ATGGATGACAATAATGTTTTAGCATCTGTGCGTGCTGCAGTTTTTAAGGAATCAGAGAATCTTGAGGGTAAAAGCATCAAAATTAAGGGATATGACTTCAATCAAGGACTAAACTACTCCAACCTTATAAGGTCCATGATCTCTACTGGATTTCAAGCCTCCAATTTGGGAGATGCCATAGAAGTCGTCAATCAAATG GTTGATGTGATTGTCACTACAACTGGTGGTATTGAAGAAGATCTTATAAAATGTATTGCTCCCACATATAAAGGTGACTTTTCTCTTCCTGGAGCATTTCTTCGATCAAAAGGGCTTAATCGCATCGGTAATTTATTAGTTCCTAATGATAACTACTGCAAATTTGAGGAttggataatcccaattttggatCAGATGTTGAAGGAACAACGTGAAGAG AATGTACTCTGGACCCCGTCCAAGGTAATCCGACGCTTGGGAAGAGAAATAAATGACAAGAGTTCGTATCTTTATTGGGCCTATAAG AACAATATTCCAGTCTTCTGTCCAGGATTAACAGATGGCTCATTAGGAGATATGTTGTACTTCCACTCTTTTCGTAATCCTGGATTGATTATTGACATCATTCAAG ACATTAGGGCCATGAATGGTGAAGCTGTTCAAGCAAGTCCAAGAAAGACTGGGATGATAATTCTAGGTGGGGGACTCCCTAAACATCATATATGCAATGCCAATATGATGCGTAACGGTGCAGATTATGCTCTCTTCATCAACACCGCTCAAGAGTTTGATGGAAGTGACTCAGGAGCCTGCCCCGATGAAGCTGTCTCCTGGGGCAAAATTCGAGATTCGGCTAAGACTGTCAAG GTGCATTGCGATGCAACAATCGCTTTCCCGTTGCTTGTAGCAGAAACATTTGccttaagaagagaaaaggagaagaaggtCAATGTTGGAGTCTTAGAGAGCTGA
- the LOC103501495 gene encoding deoxyhypusine synthase-like isoform X1 — MDDNNVLASVRAAVFKESENLEGKSIKIKGYDFNQGLNYSNLIRSMISTGFQASNLGDAIEVVNQMLDWRLAHENVIEDCSEEKKDPIFRESTRCKVFLGFTSNLISSGVRDTIRYLVEHHMVDVIVTTTGGIEEDLIKCIAPTYKGDFSLPGAFLRSKGLNRIGNLLVPNDNYCKFEDWIIPILDQMLKEQREENVLWTPSKVIRRLGREINDKSSYLYWAYKNNIPVFCPGLTDGSLGDMLYFHSFRNPGLIIDIIQDIRAMNGEAVQASPRKTGMIILGGGLPKHHICNANMMRNGADYALFINTAQEFDGSDSGACPDEAVSWGKIRDSAKTVKVHCDATIAFPLLVAETFALRREKEKKVNVGVLES, encoded by the exons ATGGATGACAATAATGTTTTAGCATCTGTGCGTGCTGCAGTTTTTAAGGAATCAGAGAATCTTGAGGGTAAAAGCATCAAAATTAAGGGATATGACTTCAATCAAGGACTAAACTACTCCAACCTTATAAGGTCCATGATCTCTACTGGATTTCAAGCCTCCAATTTGGGAGATGCCATAGAAGTCGTCAATCAAATG TTAGATTGGAGGCTTGCTCATGAGAATGTGATTGAAGATTGTTCTGAGGAGAAGAAGGATCCAATCTTTAGGGAGTCGACGAGGTGCAAAGTGTTTCTTGGTTTCACTTCCAATCTTATTTCTTCTGGTGTTAGAGACACAATTCGTTATCTTGTTGAACACCATATG GTTGATGTGATTGTCACTACAACTGGTGGTATTGAAGAAGATCTTATAAAATGTATTGCTCCCACATATAAAGGTGACTTTTCTCTTCCTGGAGCATTTCTTCGATCAAAAGGGCTTAATCGCATCGGTAATTTATTAGTTCCTAATGATAACTACTGCAAATTTGAGGAttggataatcccaattttggatCAGATGTTGAAGGAACAACGTGAAGAG AATGTACTCTGGACCCCGTCCAAGGTAATCCGACGCTTGGGAAGAGAAATAAATGACAAGAGTTCGTATCTTTATTGGGCCTATAAG AACAATATTCCAGTCTTCTGTCCAGGATTAACAGATGGCTCATTAGGAGATATGTTGTACTTCCACTCTTTTCGTAATCCTGGATTGATTATTGACATCATTCAAG ACATTAGGGCCATGAATGGTGAAGCTGTTCAAGCAAGTCCAAGAAAGACTGGGATGATAATTCTAGGTGGGGGACTCCCTAAACATCATATATGCAATGCCAATATGATGCGTAACGGTGCAGATTATGCTCTCTTCATCAACACCGCTCAAGAGTTTGATGGAAGTGACTCAGGAGCCTGCCCCGATGAAGCTGTCTCCTGGGGCAAAATTCGAGATTCGGCTAAGACTGTCAAG GTGCATTGCGATGCAACAATCGCTTTCCCGTTGCTTGTAGCAGAAACATTTGccttaagaagagaaaaggagaagaaggtCAATGTTGGAGTCTTAGAGAGCTGA